The following are encoded together in the Macadamia integrifolia cultivar HAES 741 chromosome 10, SCU_Mint_v3, whole genome shotgun sequence genome:
- the LOC122091790 gene encoding probable inactive purple acid phosphatase 2, whose product MPCPIPTRILLFLFFFSFFLTLLSPTSSSSSSSSPISISLSPAILTKSGDPVRVQWTGIDSPSDLDWLGIYSPPDSSDDNFIGYVFLSSCNRWQSGSCSVDLPLANLRSPYQFRIFRWTQNEVDRSRLDQDHNPLPGTKHPLAKSEFLSFEKGHGPEQIHLAFTDMDDEMRVMFITADGKQNLAKYGEREDGLDEVAETEVRTYQQSDMCDSPANASIGWRDPGFIHDGVMRNLKYGKRYYYKVGSDEGGWSVTHTFVSRNKDSDETIAFLFGDMGTSTPYSTFLRTQEESKSTLKWITRDLEAIGDKPTFISHIGDISYARGYSWLWDTFFTQIEPVASKVPYHVCIGNHEYDWPLQPWKPDWAQMYNTDGGGECGVPYSLKFNMPGNSSAPTGTRAPATRNLYYSFDLGVVHFVYMSTETNFLLGSDQYNFIKHDLESVNREKTPFVVVQGHRPMYTTSYEFTDTPLRERLLEHYEPLFVNNKVTLALWGHVHRYERFCPQKNFTCGSKDLNGDDGEDLPVHVVIGMGGQDWQPIWEPRPDHQKDPIFPQSDRSLYRGGEFGYTRILATREKLTLYYIGNHDGKVHDMVEIPAPGRGSSGGGNRGVEVMESKVSTYVKVGSILVLGVFIGYVVGFVSHARREVVSRKTWIPVKSEEA is encoded by the exons ATGCCTTGTCCAATTCCAACAAGaatccttctcttcctcttcttcttctccttcttcctcaccCTTCTCTCAcccacatcttcttcttcttcttcttcttctcctatctCCATATCTCTGAGCCCGGCGATCCTCACCAAGTCCGGCGACCCAGTCCGAGTCCAATGGACAGGCATAGACTCGCCCTCCGATCTTGACTGGCTCGGCATCTATTCACCCCCTGATTCCTCTGACGACAACTTCATCGGTTACGTTTTCTTGTCCTCCTGCAACAGATGGCAATCGGGTTCGTGCTCCGTCGATCTTCCTTTGGCCAATCTCCGCTCTCCTTACCAGTTCCGTATCTTCCGATGGACCCAAAACGAGGTGGACCGATCCCGACTCGACCAGGACCACAACCCCTTGCCAGGAACGAAGCATCCGTTGGCGAAATCGGAGTTTCTGAGCTTCGAGAAGGGTCACGGGCCCGAACAGATTCATTTAGCGTTCACGGACATGGATGATGAGATGAGGGTTATGTTTATAACGGCCGATGGGAAGCAGAATCTTGCGAAGTATGGGGAGAGGGAAGATGGGTTGGATGAGGTTGCGGAGACGGAAGTGAGGACGTATCAGCAGTCGGATATGTGTGATTCTCCGGCGAATGCGAGTATTGGGTGGAGGGATCCTGGGTTTATTCATGATGGGGTTATGAGGAATTTGAAGTACGGGAAGAGGTACTATTACAAG GTTGGAAGTGATGAAGGAGGTTGGAGTGTAACTCACACCTTTGTGTCACGAAACAAAGACTCAGATGAGACAATTGCTTTCCTATTTGGAGACATGGGCACCTCAACCCCATACTCAACCTTTCTTCGCACACAAGAGGAAAGCAAATCAACCTTAAAGTGGATTACTCGTGACCTGGAAGCAATTGGTGACAAGCCTACTTTCATCTCCCACATTGGTGATATCAGCTATGCAAGAGGCTATTCATGGTTGTGGGACACATTTTTCACTCAGATTGAACCTGTTGCTTCGAAGGTCCCATACCATGTCTGCATTGGCAATCATGAATATGATTGGCCTTTGCAGCCATGGAAACCTGACTGGGCTCAGATGTACAATACGGATGGTGGGGGTGAATGTGGGGTTCCATATAGCCTCAAGTTTAACATGCCTGGAAACTCTTCTGCACCAACTGGGACCCGTGCTCCAGCGACGCGGAACCTCTACTACTCATTTGATCTGGGGGTTGTGCATTTTGTTTACATGTCAACTGAGACTAATTTCCTTCTAGGGAGCGACCAGTATAACTTTATCAAGCATGATTTGGAATCTGTTAATCGGGAAAAAACTCCTTTTGTTGTTGTTCAAGGCCACCGTCCCATGTACACTACAAGCTATGAGTTCACAGATACCCctttgagagagagattactTGAACATTATGAACCTCTGTTTGTGAATAACAAGGTGACCCTAGCACTGTGGGGTCACGTACATAGGTATGAGAGGTTCTGTCCGCAAAAGAACTTTACCTGTGGGAGCAAGGACCTTAATGGGGATGATGGAGAGGATTTGCCGGTGCATGTTGTGATTGGAATGGGGGGACAAGACTGGCAACCAATCTGGGAGCCAAGGCCAGACCACCAGAAGGACCCAATATTTCCCCAGTCAGATCGATCATTGTACCGTGGGGGTGAGTTCGGGTACACTAGGATTCTTGCTACGAGGGAGAAGCTCACACTTTATTACATAGGAAACCATGACGGAAAGGTCCATGACATGGTGGAGATCCCAGCACCAGGCAGAGGTTCCAGTGGTGGTGGCAACAGAGGTGTTGAGGTGATGGAGTCTAAAGTTTCGACATATGTAAAAGTAGGGAGTATCTTGGTGCTTGGGGTATTTATAGGGTATGTTGTTGGGTTCGTATCACATGCCAGAAGAGAAGTTGTTTCAAGGAAGACCTGGATTCcagtgaagagtgaagaagcATGA